One Prolixibacteraceae bacterium DNA segment encodes these proteins:
- the tpiA gene encoding triose-phosphate isomerase, whose product MRKKIVAGNWKCNTSLQEGVELAQAVNSVVLERGAEDVTVVLGVPFTHITKVIDTVNTDRINVSSQNCAAEAKGAFTGEVSASMVKSTGSTHVILGHSERREYYNETSEILNKKVALTLENGLTPIYCCGEPLTIREANNQNDFVKQQLEETVFTLSSEDFSKIVIAYEPIWAIGTGVTASTEQAQDMLAYIRSIIAEKYGNEIAEATSILYGGSCSPKNAAELFAQKDIDGGLIGGASLKPEDFLAIINAY is encoded by the coding sequence ATGAGAAAAAAAATTGTTGCAGGAAACTGGAAGTGTAATACTTCTCTTCAAGAAGGTGTAGAATTGGCTCAAGCTGTTAATAGCGTAGTACTAGAACGAGGAGCAGAAGATGTTACTGTTGTTCTAGGTGTTCCTTTTACACACATTACTAAGGTCATTGATACAGTAAACACTGATCGTATCAATGTTTCTTCTCAAAACTGTGCTGCTGAGGCAAAAGGAGCTTTCACAGGTGAAGTTTCTGCGTCTATGGTTAAGTCAACTGGTTCTACTCACGTGATACTAGGTCATTCAGAACGTAGAGAATACTATAATGAGACAAGTGAAATTCTTAATAAAAAAGTAGCTTTAACTTTAGAAAATGGTTTAACTCCGATCTATTGTTGTGGTGAGCCTCTAACAATTAGAGAAGCAAATAATCAAAATGATTTCGTTAAGCAACAATTAGAAGAGACTGTTTTCACACTTTCATCTGAAGATTTTTCAAAAATTGTTATTGCTTACGAACCAATATGGGCTATTGGAACAGGAGTAACTGCATCTACTGAACAAGCACAAGACATGCTTGCTTATATTCGTTCTATTATTGCTGAAAAATATGGTAATGAAATAGCAGAGGCTACTTCTATTCTTTATGGTGGTTCTTGTAGTCCTAAAAATGCTGCAGAACTTTTTGCTCAAAAAGATATTGATGGTGGTCTTATTGGTGGTGCTTCTCTTAAGCCAGAAGATTTCCTTGCAATCATTAATGCATACTAA
- a CDS encoding DoxX family protein: protein MHKLIIKTSRILFGLVFVFSGFVKGIDVLGFNYKMVDYLESFHLDFLQFTTLPSSFLLPFIEFAIGAALITGVCLNIASILGFAFMSFFTLLTAYIWKYNPVQDCGCFGDALVISNAETFLKNIFLFTLAVIILKYRKTTFDNCKTTRKSSFVAMCIFMVSVMTYSYTHLPIVDFRPFKEGVNIPEAMKTPEGAEQDIYENVYYYKNINSRELEQFNDTNYPWQDTINYVFDHMDEPKLIKKGFTPPINDFRVENREKQDVSNFFLTNPEYGFLWVSYNMNKADKDAFKASEALAEWAKSNNISFIGLTSTSLSTIDQLKEQYNLSFDILNADETMLKTVVRANPGIVLMKNGTIIKKWNANHIPENFSIELLNKLEKELN from the coding sequence ATGCATAAATTAATAATTAAAACATCACGAATCCTGTTTGGATTAGTCTTTGTCTTTTCAGGATTCGTAAAGGGGATAGATGTTCTAGGATTCAACTACAAAATGGTAGACTACCTAGAATCTTTTCATCTAGATTTTCTTCAATTTACGACACTACCATCTTCTTTCCTTTTACCATTTATAGAGTTTGCAATCGGTGCTGCCCTTATCACGGGTGTTTGTCTAAATATAGCCAGTATTCTAGGATTCGCCTTTATGAGTTTCTTTACTTTATTGACAGCTTATATTTGGAAATATAACCCAGTACAAGATTGTGGTTGTTTTGGGGATGCCCTTGTCATTTCTAATGCTGAAACATTCTTAAAAAATATTTTTTTATTTACCCTTGCTGTTATCATATTAAAATATAGGAAAACTACATTTGACAATTGTAAAACAACAAGAAAGAGTAGTTTCGTTGCCATGTGTATTTTTATGGTCTCAGTAATGACATATAGTTATACACACCTACCTATCGTTGATTTTAGACCATTTAAAGAGGGAGTAAATATTCCGGAGGCGATGAAAACACCAGAAGGTGCAGAGCAGGATATATATGAAAATGTATATTATTATAAAAATATCAACAGCAGAGAACTAGAGCAATTTAATGACACAAACTATCCTTGGCAAGACACAATCAACTATGTTTTCGATCATATGGACGAACCTAAATTGATCAAAAAGGGATTTACACCTCCAATCAATGATTTCAGAGTTGAAAACAGAGAAAAGCAAGACGTTTCAAACTTCTTCCTAACAAATCCTGAATACGGATTTTTATGGGTATCTTATAACATGAATAAAGCAGACAAAGATGCATTTAAAGCATCAGAAGCGCTTGCAGAATGGGCAAAATCGAATAACATTAGTTTTATTGGACTTACTTCTACTAGTCTTTCAACCATTGATCAATTGAAAGAACAATATAACCTTTCCTTTGATATATTGAATGCAGATGAAACAATGCTCAAAACTGTTGTTCGTGCAAACCCGGGTATTGTTCTTATGAAGAACGGAACGATCATAAAAAAATGGAATGCAAATCATATTCCTGAAAATTTCTCAATTGAACTACTGAATAAGCTAGAAAAGGAGCTAAACTAA
- a CDS encoding DUF1599 domain-containing protein — MANKTEQQFNSAIKECVDIFTKKMEDYGTAWRILRPSSLTDQIYIKAQRIRSIEEKGSQKIDDSIRGEYIGIINYCSMALIQCSIGYNDNPISNSEIANLFVVQLNNSRDLMLNKNHDYGEAWRQMRITSYTDLILMKIKRTKQIEDNKGNTIISEGVEANYMDMINYAIFALIRLEENN, encoded by the coding sequence ATGGCAAACAAGACAGAGCAACAATTTAATAGTGCTATCAAAGAGTGTGTAGATATTTTCACCAAAAAGATGGAGGATTACGGAACTGCATGGAGAATACTCAGACCTAGCTCACTCACTGACCAGATATATATTAAAGCGCAACGTATAAGAAGTATTGAAGAAAAAGGTTCTCAAAAAATTGATGACAGTATTAGAGGAGAATACATTGGCATTATAAATTATTGCTCAATGGCTCTTATTCAATGCTCTATCGGATATAACGATAACCCTATTTCAAACAGCGAAATTGCAAATTTGTTTGTCGTGCAATTGAATAATTCAAGAGACCTTATGCTCAATAAAAACCATGATTATGGAGAAGCATGGAGACAAATGAGAATCACCTCTTATACTGATCTTATTTTGATGAAAATAAAACGAACAAAACAGATTGAGGACAACAAGGGCAATACAATTATCTCTGAAGGAGTAGAAGCGAATTATATGGATATGATCAACTATGCTATTTTTGCCCTTATTCGACTTGAGGAGAATAATTAA
- a CDS encoding tyrosine-type recombinase/integrase yields MEKYISPKVIKQIIYRTEDIQTQLIIFFIYNYGMRPIDILKLSRRNFIIKDQKIRIQFQRIKTATNHVFKIPDYFVQTIYKHIVKRKDNEPLFKGTNKKRMTEVTLENRLFQETLKQNKNLASETLWNSHLYWVFRKRYTLEEAIKEYNITKNSKAWKIWDDANCEKCSYPRLLDI; encoded by the coding sequence ATGGAAAAATATATATCCCCTAAAGTAATAAAACAGATTATCTACAGAACTGAAGATATACAAACACAGTTGATTATTTTCTTCATTTACAATTATGGAATGCGTCCAATAGACATCCTAAAATTATCAAGACGCAATTTTATCATCAAAGATCAAAAGATTAGAATTCAATTTCAAAGAATTAAAACTGCAACAAATCACGTTTTCAAAATACCTGACTATTTTGTACAGACAATTTATAAACACATCGTTAAGAGAAAAGATAATGAACCACTATTTAAAGGAACGAACAAAAAAAGAATGACAGAGGTAACATTAGAGAATAGACTTTTCCAAGAAACGTTAAAACAAAATAAAAATCTTGCTTCCGAAACATTATGGAATAGTCATCTCTACTGGGTGTTTAGAAAACGATATACTCTAGAAGAAGCAATCAAAGAGTATAACATTACCAAGAACTCAAAGGCTTGGAAAATATGGGATGATGCAAATTGTGAAAAATGTAGTTATCCAAGACTTTTAGATATATAA
- a CDS encoding DUF5686 and carboxypeptidase regulatory-like domain-containing protein: MRYLFLCCIFLSSLISLFAFDVKGLLKSSSGESIPYATIYVSSINQGTTTNIDGQFILSLPSKKRYKALIRCLGYKSKTIVISPSQNDSIFVVLDEEKVQISEVSVINGEDPAYDIMRKTIGLREKHLTEINFYKANIYLRGTVSFSKVSKLMSYQIKKREGIKIKKGDVFVDESYRQVIFNAPDSYKQKVIQHKSSLPMDFELPIKEFLGASIYQPSIEIMISPFSPSAFRHYRFRYEGFFYEGDYSVNIVKVIPRKSSKQLYSGKVYIVDGLWCIHSLDLSFDTPVGVVQMKQNFHEIKNNVWLPVDHHYSFEGGALGIKGDVKYVANIRYLDVSLNKIYHPKEENVTVADVDNSSELDVPQKNERDLNIENKSSQSIAKIESSSVVHSPIQKRDHAELIAARSFDISSYQTMPLDSFRSVPLTSREENSLQKAKNIPEFKGDRVGDLVSNSNNSFLKKSYDFLSGTTYYKNDSLFRVKSPNMISISSLVYNPVDQFAYHLTSEFAILKEKQEQFVIKPMIGYSFGLDKIDWNLKMKLNYTDNSSLNFEGGEVTRDFNRYTINPLTNSITSFFFGKNYKKYYRDRSYMLSHYTFSKSKWRNTIHVKYNQLEQVINSIESNPFGKHFDSNISDGYYITSKSYESQDFIEVGTKFGVFMNFLDNKNQSQYRTLRVYPPYLTASYNYIFSPVNNYNVHSLEFNVYQKIKTSPSSWIRFDLNGGKMFGDTEMLHLSRYFNYEIQPVPLRLDNQYFSFYNADGYSFASNDSYLKSKFIYRTPYLLLKYLPFLSSSLSREEISCGVIYTPREQYYEASYAFTELLFLFDIYVTSSFNSNGFDHLGVSLVIDL, from the coding sequence ATGAGATACCTTTTCCTATGTTGCATTTTTTTATCAAGTCTTATTTCATTATTTGCATTTGATGTGAAGGGATTACTGAAGAGTAGTTCTGGAGAATCAATACCTTACGCTACGATATATGTCAGCTCTATTAATCAGGGTACTACAACCAATATTGATGGTCAATTTATTCTTTCTCTACCCTCAAAAAAACGTTATAAAGCTTTAATAAGGTGTTTAGGGTATAAATCTAAAACGATTGTAATTTCACCCTCACAAAATGATTCAATTTTTGTTGTATTGGATGAAGAAAAGGTTCAGATATCGGAGGTTTCTGTAATAAATGGAGAAGATCCTGCTTATGATATTATGAGAAAGACGATTGGTCTTAGAGAGAAACACTTGACTGAAATTAATTTTTATAAGGCAAATATATACTTAAGAGGAACAGTTTCATTTTCGAAAGTTTCAAAATTGATGTCTTATCAAATAAAAAAAAGAGAGGGGATAAAAATAAAAAAGGGGGATGTGTTTGTTGATGAATCTTATCGTCAGGTTATATTTAATGCCCCAGACTCGTATAAGCAGAAGGTGATTCAGCATAAAAGTAGTCTTCCGATGGACTTTGAGTTGCCAATTAAAGAATTTTTAGGTGCAAGTATCTATCAGCCTTCTATTGAGATAATGATCTCTCCTTTTTCACCATCGGCTTTTAGGCATTATCGTTTTCGTTATGAAGGTTTTTTTTATGAAGGAGATTATTCTGTTAATATTGTTAAAGTTATACCACGTAAGTCAAGTAAGCAGCTATATTCAGGAAAAGTTTACATAGTGGATGGTCTTTGGTGTATTCATAGTTTAGATTTATCTTTTGACACTCCAGTGGGAGTGGTTCAGATGAAGCAGAATTTTCATGAAATTAAAAATAATGTTTGGCTTCCTGTTGATCACCATTATAGTTTTGAGGGTGGGGCGTTAGGGATAAAAGGTGACGTGAAATATGTTGCAAATATTCGTTATCTAGATGTCTCTTTAAATAAGATTTATCATCCTAAAGAAGAGAATGTTACTGTCGCTGATGTAGATAATTCTTCTGAACTAGATGTGCCCCAAAAGAATGAAAGAGATCTTAATATTGAAAACAAGAGTTCTCAAAGTATAGCTAAAATTGAAAGTTCGTCTGTTGTTCACTCCCCTATACAGAAGAGGGACCATGCTGAACTTATTGCTGCTCGGTCGTTTGATATTTCCTCTTATCAAACAATGCCGTTAGATAGCTTTCGTTCGGTTCCTTTGACTTCTAGAGAAGAGAATAGCTTGCAAAAAGCAAAGAATATTCCCGAATTTAAAGGGGATAGAGTCGGGGATTTGGTGTCTAATTCGAACAATAGTTTTCTGAAAAAGTCATATGATTTTCTTTCAGGGACAACTTACTATAAAAATGACTCATTGTTTAGAGTGAAATCACCCAATATGATCAGTATCTCTTCTTTAGTTTACAACCCTGTCGATCAATTTGCTTATCATTTAACTAGTGAGTTTGCAATACTTAAAGAAAAACAAGAGCAGTTCGTTATTAAACCTATGATTGGTTATAGTTTCGGATTAGACAAAATTGATTGGAACTTAAAGATGAAACTAAATTATACAGATAATAGTAGTTTAAACTTTGAAGGAGGAGAAGTAACGAGAGATTTTAATCGTTATACTATTAATCCCCTAACCAACTCAATCACTTCCTTTTTCTTCGGGAAGAATTATAAGAAATATTATCGTGATAGATCCTATATGTTATCACATTATACTTTTTCTAAATCAAAGTGGCGGAATACCATACATGTAAAGTATAATCAACTAGAACAAGTAATTAATAGTATTGAATCGAATCCATTTGGAAAACATTTTGATAGTAATATTTCTGATGGTTATTATATTACATCCAAATCGTATGAATCGCAAGATTTTATAGAAGTAGGGACTAAGTTTGGTGTTTTTATGAATTTTCTTGATAATAAAAACCAATCACAATATCGGACATTGAGAGTCTATCCTCCATATTTGACTGCTTCGTATAATTACATATTTTCTCCAGTCAATAACTATAACGTACATAGTTTAGAGTTTAACGTTTATCAAAAGATTAAGACATCTCCTTCTTCTTGGATTCGATTTGATCTTAATGGAGGAAAAATGTTTGGAGATACTGAAATGTTACATTTGTCTCGATACTTTAATTACGAGATTCAACCTGTTCCATTGAGGTTAGATAATCAGTATTTCTCTTTTTACAATGCAGATGGTTATTCATTTGCATCCAATGATTCCTACCTGAAAAGTAAGTTTATATATCGAACCCCCTATCTTTTATTAAAATATTTGCCTTTTTTATCTAGTTCTTTATCGAGAGAGGAGATATCTTGTGGCGTGATATATACTCCAAGAGAGCAGTATTATGAAGCTTCTTATGCTTTTACTGAGTTACTGTTCCTGTTTGATATATACGTTACGAGTTCTTTTAATAGTAATGGTTTTGATCATCTTGGAGTATCCTTAGTTATTGATCTGTAA
- a CDS encoding GH92 family glycosyl hydrolase: MNNFKLIIVLSVFVGIFSSCNQQQNDNNKSRTIDYVNVFMGTDGPGNTYPGATTPFGMVQLSPDNGLPGWDRIAGYFYPDSTIAGFSHTHLTGTGAGDLYDILVMPYNSRFTESLVDNTYRPYSKFDHSDENASPGYYSVLLKSSGIKAELTATDRVGVHRYTFPKDEDSRIAIDLGFAMNWDAVTDSYIRVVDKQTIEGYRFSKGWARDQKVYFVVKLSKPAVRVSLSQGDKNVQSASTQGIASKIVLHYQFSEKDEVELKVALSSVSINGAKKNLKAEASGKNFNQILTATQNKWEKELSKVKVSGTNHQKRIFYSNYYHLLLAPTIYSDVDGKYKGVGGQITQSSGDIHYDTFSLWDTFRTAHPLFTIIESERVNDFVLSMLDHYKQSGRLPVWSLAGEETNMMIGYHAVPVIVDAYFKGFKGFDPNLAYEACKASAMVDERQIDEYKKKGYIAFNKGHENWSVSKTLEYAYDDWCIAQFAKALNKEADYVYFSKRAENWRNVYDTRSTFMRAKTIDGDFVKPFIAKEYTNDFCESNAWQYVWFVPQNINGLVDAIGGKEPFVCKLDSMFSFYPTKDDKLPIFSTGMIGQYAHGNEPSHHVAYLYNYVGEPWKTQALTRRIIESQYFDKPDGYCGNEDCGQMSAWLMMSAMGIYPVNPADGNYAITSPWMSHFEITLPKGKKLVIDAPEVSDSNIYIQSVMWNGVLLTKPFISHNKIMDGGVLHFEMGPEPNKEWK, encoded by the coding sequence ATGAATAACTTTAAACTAATAATTGTTTTATCGGTTTTTGTAGGAATCTTTTCTTCGTGTAATCAACAACAAAACGATAATAATAAAAGTAGAACGATAGACTACGTAAATGTTTTTATGGGAACTGATGGTCCTGGGAATACTTATCCTGGAGCAACTACTCCTTTTGGTATGGTTCAACTTAGTCCAGATAATGGATTGCCTGGATGGGATCGAATAGCAGGTTATTTTTATCCAGATTCTACTATTGCTGGTTTTTCTCATACACATCTAACAGGAACAGGTGCTGGTGATCTTTATGATATACTTGTTATGCCATACAATAGTCGATTCACAGAGTCTCTTGTTGATAATACTTATCGTCCTTATTCGAAGTTTGATCATAGTGACGAGAATGCATCTCCAGGTTATTATAGTGTACTATTAAAAAGTTCTGGAATCAAAGCAGAATTGACCGCAACAGATCGTGTTGGAGTGCATCGATATACTTTTCCTAAAGATGAGGATAGCCGTATTGCAATTGATTTAGGTTTTGCTATGAATTGGGATGCAGTAACTGACAGTTATATACGTGTCGTGGACAAGCAGACAATTGAGGGTTATCGATTCTCTAAAGGTTGGGCAAGGGATCAAAAAGTTTATTTTGTTGTAAAGTTGAGTAAACCAGCTGTTAGAGTTAGTTTATCTCAAGGAGATAAGAATGTTCAATCGGCCTCGACTCAAGGTATTGCTTCAAAGATTGTTCTGCATTATCAGTTCTCAGAGAAAGATGAGGTTGAACTTAAAGTGGCTTTGTCAAGTGTTTCTATTAATGGAGCTAAAAAGAACCTTAAAGCTGAAGCTTCTGGGAAAAATTTTAATCAGATACTGACTGCCACACAGAATAAGTGGGAGAAAGAGCTGTCTAAGGTGAAAGTATCCGGAACAAATCACCAGAAAAGAATCTTCTATTCAAATTACTACCACCTTTTATTGGCTCCAACAATTTATAGCGATGTGGATGGTAAATATAAAGGTGTTGGAGGTCAGATCACACAATCTTCTGGAGATATTCATTATGACACATTCTCTTTGTGGGATACTTTTAGAACAGCACATCCTTTGTTTACAATCATTGAATCTGAAAGAGTAAATGATTTTGTTCTTTCGATGTTGGATCATTATAAACAAAGTGGAAGACTTCCTGTTTGGTCTTTAGCGGGAGAAGAAACAAACATGATGATTGGATATCATGCTGTGCCTGTGATAGTGGATGCATACTTTAAAGGATTCAAAGGATTTGATCCAAATCTTGCTTACGAAGCATGTAAAGCTAGTGCAATGGTTGATGAGCGTCAGATTGATGAATACAAGAAGAAAGGGTATATTGCTTTTAATAAAGGGCATGAAAATTGGTCAGTATCTAAAACTTTAGAGTATGCTTATGACGATTGGTGTATTGCTCAATTTGCTAAAGCTTTAAATAAAGAGGCTGATTATGTATATTTTTCTAAGAGAGCTGAAAATTGGAGAAATGTTTATGATACACGTTCTACTTTCATGAGGGCTAAGACTATTGATGGAGATTTTGTTAAACCATTTATTGCTAAGGAGTATACAAATGATTTTTGTGAAAGCAATGCGTGGCAGTATGTTTGGTTTGTTCCTCAAAATATTAATGGTTTAGTAGATGCAATTGGTGGTAAAGAACCATTTGTTTGTAAATTAGATTCCATGTTTTCTTTTTACCCTACAAAAGACGATAAATTGCCTATTTTCTCGACTGGAATGATTGGACAGTATGCTCATGGAAATGAGCCAAGTCATCATGTTGCTTATTTATATAACTATGTTGGAGAGCCTTGGAAGACTCAAGCTCTAACCCGTAGGATTATTGAATCACAATATTTTGATAAACCTGATGGTTATTGTGGTAATGAAGATTGTGGACAGATGTCTGCATGGTTGATGATGAGTGCAATGGGGATATATCCTGTCAATCCTGCAGATGGTAACTACGCAATCACCTCCCCTTGGATGTCTCATTTTGAGATAACTTTACCAAAGGGAAAAAAATTGGTAATTGATGCCCCTGAAGTTAGCGATTCGAATATTTATATTCAAAGCGTAATGTGGAATGGTGTCCTGTTAACTAAACCTTTTATTTCTCATAATAAAATTATGGATGGAGGGGTTTTACACTTTGAGATGGGGCCTGAACCGAATAAAGAGTGGAAATAA
- a CDS encoding carbohydrate-binding family 9-like protein: MKLIKQTLCVASLALLFSCVTKEEGSNEPSLNDVKESHYVPEKYVALKATSSIRIDGDLKDAAWESAPWTNLFVDIEGDKQPKPIYPTKAKMLWDDQYFYFAFELEESDIWATLKHRDAVIFKDNDIEIFIDPDGDTHHYYEYEMNALNTQWDLMLTKPYRDPGNLVLDTWTIRGIKSAVKVYGTLNNSKDTDKKWTVEVALPWSDLEEANIHNGIPKIDEIWKVNFSRVNWDVDKNKDGSYSKSINPQTEKTFPEHNWVWSAQGVIAMHQPETWGLVQFSNKTSGSVVFKDNGVDQVKWMMRQVYYQQKKYINKFGKPATSAKSLGLGTTFNDDQLAKIEIISNGKNRWEASYVYSSDKCMVIQWDGRVWQEKK, encoded by the coding sequence ATGAAACTAATTAAGCAGACACTATGTGTTGCTTCCTTAGCATTACTCTTTTCTTGTGTCACTAAAGAGGAAGGTTCAAATGAACCGTCTTTGAATGATGTAAAAGAGAGTCACTATGTGCCTGAGAAATATGTTGCTTTAAAAGCAACTTCTTCAATCCGAATTGATGGTGATTTGAAAGATGCTGCATGGGAGAGTGCTCCTTGGACAAACCTTTTTGTGGATATTGAGGGGGATAAACAACCTAAACCGATTTATCCAACCAAAGCTAAAATGCTTTGGGATGACCAATATTTTTACTTTGCATTTGAGTTAGAGGAGTCAGATATTTGGGCAACATTAAAGCATCGAGATGCGGTGATATTCAAAGATAATGATATTGAGATTTTTATTGATCCTGATGGAGATACACATCATTATTATGAATATGAGATGAATGCACTTAATACCCAGTGGGACCTGATGTTGACTAAGCCTTATAGAGATCCAGGAAATTTAGTTCTTGATACATGGACTATTCGCGGGATTAAAAGTGCTGTTAAGGTTTATGGAACCCTTAATAATTCTAAAGACACTGATAAAAAGTGGACTGTAGAGGTTGCTTTGCCATGGAGTGATTTGGAGGAAGCAAATATACATAATGGTATTCCTAAGATTGATGAGATATGGAAAGTGAATTTCTCTAGAGTGAATTGGGATGTCGACAAGAATAAAGATGGTTCGTATTCTAAATCAATTAATCCTCAAACGGAAAAAACTTTCCCTGAACATAATTGGGTTTGGTCTGCACAAGGCGTGATTGCGATGCATCAACCAGAGACATGGGGGTTAGTTCAATTCTCAAATAAAACCTCCGGTTCAGTTGTTTTTAAAGATAATGGAGTCGATCAGGTTAAATGGATGATGAGACAGGTGTACTATCAGCAAAAAAAGTATATCAATAAATTTGGTAAACCTGCTACTAGTGCAAAGTCTTTAGGTCTTGGAACTACTTTTAATGATGACCAATTAGCTAAAATTGAGATTATATCGAATGGTAAGAACCGTTGGGAAGCTTCATATGTTTACTCTAGTGATAAATGTATGGTTATTCAATGGGATGGTAGAGTTTGGCAAGAGAAAAAATAA